The following are encoded in a window of Geothermobacter ehrlichii genomic DNA:
- a CDS encoding pyridoxamine 5'-phosphate oxidase family protein, with translation MNRKELMALFNNPTRLGTLATADSSGKVDNAVFSALQMVDENTVMMAIGDNRSYANLRENPRAAFVFFHPAPDPYAWQGGRVYMSVVKADESGPVFDQMVGTVRQMAGDRAADNIKAVLTFAIDEVRPLIDSGK, from the coding sequence ATGAACCGAAAGGAATTGATGGCCCTGTTCAACAACCCGACCCGCCTTGGCACCCTGGCCACCGCAGACAGCAGCGGCAAGGTCGACAATGCTGTCTTCTCGGCCCTGCAGATGGTCGACGAAAACACCGTAATGATGGCAATCGGCGACAACCGTTCCTATGCCAACCTGCGCGAAAACCCCCGGGCGGCTTTCGTCTTTTTCCATCCCGCCCCCGACCCCTATGCCTGGCAGGGCGGCCGGGTCTACATGTCGGTCGTGAAGGCCGACGAGTCAGGACCGGTTTTTGACCAGATGGTCGGCACGGTTCGCCAGATGGCCGGCGACAGGGCGGCCGACAACATCAAGGCGGTACTCACCTTCGCGATCGACGAGGTACGTCCGCTGATCGACAGCGGCAAATAG